Proteins found in one Sorghum bicolor cultivar BTx623 chromosome 1, Sorghum_bicolor_NCBIv3, whole genome shotgun sequence genomic segment:
- the LOC8081852 gene encoding probable protein S-acyltransferase 22: protein MRKHGWQLPYHPLQVVAIAVFSALGFAFYVFFVPFVGTKPFQIVAMAIYTPLITCVVVLYIWCAATNPGDPGIFDSTKNLKLDKHEKHSYVNSDQGINHGGRPLSETFGTADNSEKLSSMLERKDSPSWPRFSGILSLVCLPFSCHCKQCLHSDSQPSEQKMCEEGMFFCSLCEAEVLKNSKHCRVCDKCVDGFDHHCRWLNNCIGKRNYKGFFALMASAVILLVMQWLSGALVLILCIVKRGEFSRQVVTKLGSSFSTVAFVIVVATCTILAMVATVPLVQLLCFHILLVKKGISTYDYIIALREQEDQQEVPGHQSPQMSIISSVTGFSTASSFGPLHRGSWCTPPRLFLEDQFDAIPPEVGISQNSGSKKIKEEEGARRKNGAVKISPWTLARLNAEEVSKAAAEARKKSKILKPIAKHGISDNGSKPDHKLSYQRRLDRRGFPAELSLDPLATLSASGTESNYSDTATEICGSLAPLQLEARSAFQPSTAASTRNVASSPESSFDSPDLHPFRTSSATGDEMQGAMTHSAHRGIEFKRSSSDGYEASGGEDSDRIPSRIVHRSSNWANVFLNSSQGGPQADLLTTSSEGFLVNANVSNSGS from the exons ATGGCTATCTACACTCCGTTG ATTACATGTGTCGTTGTGTTATACATATGGTGTGCGGCAACAAATCCTGGAGACCCGGGCATTTTCGATTCAACTAAGAATTTGAAGTTAGATAAGCATGAAAAGCACTCCTATGTAAATTCGGACCAGGGAATTAATCATGGAGGAAGGCCATTAAGTGAGACTTTTGGTACTGCTGATAACAGTGAGAAGCTGAGCAGCATGCTTGAGAGGAAGGATTCGCCTTCTTGGCCCAGATTTTCTGGAATTCTTTCCCTGGTTTGTCTCCCATTCTCTTGCCATTGCAAACAATGCCTCCATTCAGACAGTCAACCTTCAGAACAGAAAATGTGTGAAGAAGGCATGTTTTTCTGCAGCTTATGCGAAGCAGAG GTTCTGAAGAACAGTAAGCATTGTAGAGTATGTGACAAGTGTGTTGATGGATTCGACCATCACTGCAGA TGGCTTAACAATTGCATAGGGAAAAGGAACTACAAAGGTTTCTTCGCTCTAATGGCTTCTGCAGTTATTCTG CTTGTGATGCAGTGGTTGTCGGGGGCACTTGTGTTGATTCTCTGTATTGTGAAGCGAGGAGAATTCTCTAGGCAGGTTGTCACAAAGTTGGGAAGCAGCTTCTCAACTGTGGCTTTTGTAATTGTTGTG GCGACCTGCACCATTTTAGCAATGGTTGCAACCGTGCCACTTGTCCAGCTTTTATGTTTTCATATCCTTCTTGTCAAAAAG GGAATTAGCACGTATGATTACATCATAGCTTTGAGGGAGCAGGAGGATCAACAAGAGGTTCCTGGACACCAAAGTCCACAGATGTCTATTATTAGTTCTGTTACTGGTTTTAGCACAGCCAGTTCTTTTGGACCTCTTCATCGTGGTTCATGGTGCACTCCACCAAGATTGTTCCTGGAAGACCAG TTCGATGCCATTCCTCCAGAGGTCGGCATTTCACAGAATTCAGGCAGTAagaaaatcaaggaagaggaaggAGCAAGGAGAAAAAATGGAGCAGTGAAAATCAGTCCATGGACATTGGCACGGCTAAATGCAGAGGAAGTTTCAAAGGCAGCTGCGGAGGCAAGGAAGAAATCCAAAATCCTGAAACCAATTGCAAAACATGGCATCTCAGACAATGGCAGTAAACCAGACCATAAGCTCAGCTACCAGAGACGACTAGATAGAAGAGGTTTCCCTGCTGAGCTTTCTCTTGACCCACTTGCAACTCTATCTGCAAGCGGCACTGAAAGCAACTACAGCGACACAGCAACAGAAATTTGTGGCAGTTTAGCCCCATTACAGCTCGAAGCAAGAAGTGCTTTCCAGCCTAGTACTGCAGCATCCACAAGAAATGTTGCTTCATCGCCTGAAAGTAGCTTTGACTCGCCTGATCTCCACCCCTTCCGCACTTCCTCAGCCACAGGCGATGAGATGCAGGGAGCCATGACACATTCAGCTCACAGGGGCATCGAGTTTAAAAGATCATCGAGCGATGGTTATGAAGCATCTGGAGGTGAAGATAGTGACCGCATCCCTTCAAGAATCGTGCACAGATCGTCGAACTGGGCCAATGTCTTTCTGAATTCTAGTCAGGGAGGCCCTCAAGCTGATCTGCTCACGACATCATCTGAAGGTTTTTTAGTTAACGCAAATGTCTCGAATTCTGGTTCCTAG
- the LOC8081853 gene encoding vesicle transport protein GOT1 — translation MVSFEMNDLKKIGLGLTGFGIFFSFLGIVFFFDKGLIAMGNILFLSGLGLTIGLKSTMQFFTKPKNYKGTISFGAGFFLVLIGWPFFGMLLEAYGFIVLFSGFWPTLAVFLQRIPIIGWIFQQPFVTSFLDRYRGKRVPV, via the exons ATGGTTTCCTTCGAGATGAATGACCTCAAGA AGATTGGGCTTGGCCTGACAGGCTTTGGAATATTCTTCTCCTTTCTGGGAATCGTTTTCTTCTTTGACAAGGGGCTCATCGCAATGGGCAAT ATTCTTTTCCTGTCAGGTTTGGGTTTGACAATTGGTCTGAAATCAACTATGCAGTTCTTCACCAAGCCAAAGAATTACAAG GGTACTATCTCATTTGGTGCTGGCTTTTTTCTGGTTCTCATTGGGTGGCCGTTTTTTGGCATGCTCTTAGAGGCATATGGCTTTATTGTACTCTTCAG TGGGTTTTGGCCAACACTTGCTGTGTTCTTGCAGAGGATTCCTATCATTGGCTGGATTTTTCAACAACCATTTGTGACATCG TTCCTTGACCGCTACAGAGGAAAACGTGTTCCGGTCTAG
- the LOC8054218 gene encoding MFP1 attachment factor 1 — MATDELAPAPAPAPAGGDQSPAFSFSIWPPTQRTRDAVVRRLVDTLAGDTILCKRYGAVPAADADPAARAIEAEAFDAAAATGGAAATVEEGIEALQFYSKEVSRRLLDFVKSRSADAKPDPPSEEAAAPEAEAEAAEPAA, encoded by the coding sequence ATGGCCACCGACGAGctcgcccccgcccccgctccGGCCCCGGCCgggggcgaccagtccccggccTTCTCGTTCAGCATCTGGCCGCCGACGCAGCGCACCCGGGACGCGGTGGTGCGGCGCCTCGTGGACACGCTCGCGGGGGACACCATCCTCTGCAAGCGCTACGGCGCGGTGCCGGCCGCCGACGCCGACCCCGCGGCGCGCGCCATCGAGGCCGAGGCCTTCGACGCCGCGGCCGCCACGGgaggcgccgccgccaccgtggAGGAGGGGATCGAGGCGCTGCAGTTCTACTCCAAGGAGGTGAGCCGCCGCCTCCTCGACTTCGTCAAGTCCCGCTCCGCGGACGCCAAGCCCGACCCGCCGTCCGAGGAGGCTGCCGCGCCcgaggccgaggccgaggccgCCGAGCCCGCGGCGTGA
- the LOC8054219 gene encoding mannose-1-phosphate guanyltransferase alpha, producing MAGSEQRVVAVIMVGGPTKGTRFRPLSLNVPKPLFPIAGQPMVHHPISACRRIPNLAQIYLIGFYEEREFALYVSSISNELRIPVRYLREDKPHGSAGGLYSFRDYIMEDSPSHIVLLNCDVCSSFPLPDMLEAHKKYGGMGTLLVNKVSAESANQFGELVADPETNELLHYTEKPETFVSDLINCGVYIFTPNIFSAIEDVLKQKKDRANLRRVSSFEALHSATKALPPDFVRLDQDILSPRAGKKELYTYQTLDFWEQIKTPGMSLRCSGLYLSQFRRTSPHLLASGDGKRTATIVGDVYIHPSAKVHPTSKIGPNVSISANARVGAGARLINCIILDDVEIMENAVVIHSIVGWKSSIGKWSRVQGEGDHNAKLGITILGEAVDVEDEVVVVNSIVLPNKTLNVSVQEEIIL from the exons ATGGCCGGCTCCGAGCAGCGCGTCGTCGCCGTCATCATGGTCGGCGGCCCCACCAAAG GGACGCGGTTCCGGCCGCTGTCGCTGAACGTGCCCAAGCCGCTCTTCCCTATCGCCGGCCAGCCCATGGTGCACCACCCCATCTCCGCCTGCCGCCGG ATCCCCAACCTGGCACAGATATACCTCATCGGGTTCTACGAGGAGCGGGAATTCGCGCTCTATGTCTCGTCTATCTCCAACGAGCTCAGGATCCCTGTCAG GTACCTACGAGAGGACAAACCTCACGGGTCAGCTGGAGGGCTCTACAGCTTTAGAGATTATATCATGGAAGACAGTCCG TCACACATAGTTCTGCTGAACTGCGACGTCTGTTCTAGCTTCCCCCTTCCAGACATGCTGG AGGCCCATAAAAAGTATGGAGGAATGGGTACCTTACTAGTCAACAAG GTATCTGCAGAGTCAGCGAACCAGTTCGGCGAGTTGGTAGCTGATCCTGAAACAAACGAACTGCTGCACTATACGGAAAAGCCAGAGACTTTT GTGAGTGATCTCATAAATTGTGGAGTATATATATTTACTCCCAATATCTTTAGCGCCATTGAGGATGTCTTAAAACAGAAAAAGGACAGAG CAAATTTGCGGCGTGTATCTAGCTTTGAAGCTCTTCAttcagcaaccaa GGCGCTTCCACCAGACTTTGTTAGGTTAGATCAAGACATTTTATCCCCTCGAGCGGGAAAGAAGGAGCTGTACACATACCAGACGCTTGATTTTTGGGAACAGATCAAAACCCCAGG GATGTCTTTGAGATGCTCTGGGTTATATCTTTCTCAGTTCCGCCGTACCTCTCCTCATCTTTTAGCCTCAGGAGACGGCAAAAGAACTGCCACTATTGTTGGCGATGTGTATATCCATCCATCTGCCAAGGTGCATCCTACTTCAAAG ATTGGCCCCAATGTCTCTATATCAGCAAATGCGCGAGTTGGAGCTGGTGCCAGGCTTATCAATTGCATAATTCTGGATGATGTTGAAATTATG GAAAATGCTGTTGTTATACATTCAATTGTGGGGTGGAAGTCATCCATTGGAAAATGGTCACGTGTACAG GGCGAAGGCGATCACAATGCCAAACTTGGCATTACTATTCTTG GTGAAGcagttgatgttgaagatgaagtAGTTGTAGTTAACAGCATCGTGCTCCCAAATAAAACTCTCAATGTCAGTGTCCAAGAGGAGATCATCCTATAA
- the LOC8081854 gene encoding G2/mitotic-specific cyclin C13-1 isoform X1, with product MRVRRRRPESEAMESKENSVHSAPPPNRPRGKRKALAELPASTGPNTNHGSAPRPSKPRTRSAARAEAEAEEARKRQEAEDAARGADLGRPLDSRPPGAEAANAAIAPYVGDIDRYLRSLEVEPLRRPSPDYFQKIQKYISPKMRAVLVDWLVEVAEDFKLHAETLHLAVSYVDRFLTTNVVTRDKLQLLGVTAMLVAAKYEEIESSKMKVNRYTDITDDTYTKQQVVKMEADLLKSLSFEIGGPTVTTFLRQFIASCRGGNSKSRGKLESMCSYLAELSLLDYDCISYLPSVVAAACLFVARLTIHPKASPWNLTLQQNTGYKVFDLQKSIYVIHELQLTIRCPDQQAIREKYMDPKFGCVSTMASPREIPASFLEDCHK from the exons ATGAGGGTACGGAGGCGGAGACCGGAGTCGGAGGCGATGGAGAGCAAGGAGAACTCCGTGCATTCGGCGCCGCCTCCCAATAGGCCGCGCGGGAAACGCAAGGCCCTGGCCGAGCTCCCCGCGTCCACCGGACCGAACACGAACCACGGCTCGGCGCCGCGGCCGTCGAAGCCGAGGACGCGGTCGGCGGCGCGGGCGGAGGCCGAGGCGGAGGAGGCGAGGAAGCGGCAGGAGGCCGAAGACGCCGCGCGCGGGGCCGACCTGGGCCGGCCGCTGGACTCGAGGCCGCCTGGCGCCGAAGCGGCGAATGCGGCGATCGCGCCGTACGTCGGGGACATCGACCGGTACCTCCGGTCGCTGGAG GTTGAACCGTTGAGGAGGCCAAGCCCTGACTATTTTCAGAAGATCCAGAAATACATCTCACCCAAAATGAGGGCTGTCCTTGTGGATTGGTTGGTGGAGGTGGCCGAGGATTTCAAGCTTCACGCAGAAACTCTTCACCTTGCGGTTTCCTATGTCGACCGCTTCCTCACAACGAATGTTGTTACCCGGGACAAGCTGCAACTGCTGGGTGTCACTGCAATGCTCGTTGCTGC CAAGTATGAAGAAATTGAGTCTTCTAAGATGAAGGTGAACAGATACACTGATATCACGGATGACACTTACACCAAGCAGCAA GTGGTAAAGATGGAGGCTGACTTACTGAAATCTCTTAGCTTTGAGATTGGGGGTCCCACTGTAACAACATTTCTACG GCAATTCATAGCTTCGTGTCGTGGAGGCAAT AGTAAAAGCAGAGGAAAACTTGAGTCCATGTGCAGTTACCTTGCGGAATTGAGCTTGCTGGATTATGACTGCATAAGCTACCTACCCTCAGTAGTTGCTGCTGCCTGCCTGTTTGTAGCCAGATTGACAATCCACCCAAAGGCTAGTCCGTGG AACTTGACACTTCAACAAAACACGGGGTATAAAGTCTTTGATCTGCAGAAATCTATTTATGTCATACATGAATTGCAGTTGACAATAAGGTGCCCAGACCAGCAAGCCATCAGAGAGAAGTACATGGACCCCAAG TTTGGGTGCGTGTCAACAATGGCTTCACCACGAGAAATCCCTGCATCTTTCCTTGAAGATTGCCACAAGTGA
- the LOC8081854 gene encoding cyclin-A3-2 isoform X2, whose amino-acid sequence MRVRRRRPESEAMESKENSVHSAPPPNRPRGKRKALAELPASTGPNTNHGSAPRPSKPRTRSAARAEAEAEEARKRQEAEDAARGADLGRPLDSRPPGAEAANAAIAPYVGDIDRYLRSLEVEPLRRPSPDYFQKIQKYISPKMRAVLVDWLVEVAEDFKLHAETLHLAVSYVDRFLTTNVVTRDKLQLLGVTAMLVAAKYEEIESSKMKVVKMEADLLKSLSFEIGGPTVTTFLRQFIASCRGGNSKSRGKLESMCSYLAELSLLDYDCISYLPSVVAAACLFVARLTIHPKASPWNLTLQQNTGYKVFDLQKSIYVIHELQLTIRCPDQQAIREKYMDPKFGCVSTMASPREIPASFLEDCHK is encoded by the exons ATGAGGGTACGGAGGCGGAGACCGGAGTCGGAGGCGATGGAGAGCAAGGAGAACTCCGTGCATTCGGCGCCGCCTCCCAATAGGCCGCGCGGGAAACGCAAGGCCCTGGCCGAGCTCCCCGCGTCCACCGGACCGAACACGAACCACGGCTCGGCGCCGCGGCCGTCGAAGCCGAGGACGCGGTCGGCGGCGCGGGCGGAGGCCGAGGCGGAGGAGGCGAGGAAGCGGCAGGAGGCCGAAGACGCCGCGCGCGGGGCCGACCTGGGCCGGCCGCTGGACTCGAGGCCGCCTGGCGCCGAAGCGGCGAATGCGGCGATCGCGCCGTACGTCGGGGACATCGACCGGTACCTCCGGTCGCTGGAG GTTGAACCGTTGAGGAGGCCAAGCCCTGACTATTTTCAGAAGATCCAGAAATACATCTCACCCAAAATGAGGGCTGTCCTTGTGGATTGGTTGGTGGAGGTGGCCGAGGATTTCAAGCTTCACGCAGAAACTCTTCACCTTGCGGTTTCCTATGTCGACCGCTTCCTCACAACGAATGTTGTTACCCGGGACAAGCTGCAACTGCTGGGTGTCACTGCAATGCTCGTTGCTGC CAAGTATGAAGAAATTGAGTCTTCTAAGATGAAG GTGGTAAAGATGGAGGCTGACTTACTGAAATCTCTTAGCTTTGAGATTGGGGGTCCCACTGTAACAACATTTCTACG GCAATTCATAGCTTCGTGTCGTGGAGGCAAT AGTAAAAGCAGAGGAAAACTTGAGTCCATGTGCAGTTACCTTGCGGAATTGAGCTTGCTGGATTATGACTGCATAAGCTACCTACCCTCAGTAGTTGCTGCTGCCTGCCTGTTTGTAGCCAGATTGACAATCCACCCAAAGGCTAGTCCGTGG AACTTGACACTTCAACAAAACACGGGGTATAAAGTCTTTGATCTGCAGAAATCTATTTATGTCATACATGAATTGCAGTTGACAATAAGGTGCCCAGACCAGCAAGCCATCAGAGAGAAGTACATGGACCCCAAG TTTGGGTGCGTGTCAACAATGGCTTCACCACGAGAAATCCCTGCATCTTTCCTTGAAGATTGCCACAAGTGA
- the LOC8081854 gene encoding putative cyclin-F3-1 isoform X3 — MRVRRRRPESEAMESKENSVHSAPPPNRPRGKRKALAELPASTGPNTNHGSAPRPSKPRTRSAARAEAEAEEARKRQEAEDAARGADLGRPLDSRPPGAEAANAAIAPYVGDIDRYLRSLEVEPLRRPSPDYFQKIQKYISPKMRAVLVDWLVEVAEDFKLHAETLHLAVSYVDRFLTTNVVTRDKLQLLGVTAMLVAAKYEEIESSKMKVNRYTDITDDTYTKQQVVKMEADLLKSLSFEIGGPTVTTFLRQFIASCRGGNSKSRGKLESMCSYLAELSLLDYDCISYLPSVVAAACLFVARLTIHPKASPWVRPLLPTTPSVPN, encoded by the exons ATGAGGGTACGGAGGCGGAGACCGGAGTCGGAGGCGATGGAGAGCAAGGAGAACTCCGTGCATTCGGCGCCGCCTCCCAATAGGCCGCGCGGGAAACGCAAGGCCCTGGCCGAGCTCCCCGCGTCCACCGGACCGAACACGAACCACGGCTCGGCGCCGCGGCCGTCGAAGCCGAGGACGCGGTCGGCGGCGCGGGCGGAGGCCGAGGCGGAGGAGGCGAGGAAGCGGCAGGAGGCCGAAGACGCCGCGCGCGGGGCCGACCTGGGCCGGCCGCTGGACTCGAGGCCGCCTGGCGCCGAAGCGGCGAATGCGGCGATCGCGCCGTACGTCGGGGACATCGACCGGTACCTCCGGTCGCTGGAG GTTGAACCGTTGAGGAGGCCAAGCCCTGACTATTTTCAGAAGATCCAGAAATACATCTCACCCAAAATGAGGGCTGTCCTTGTGGATTGGTTGGTGGAGGTGGCCGAGGATTTCAAGCTTCACGCAGAAACTCTTCACCTTGCGGTTTCCTATGTCGACCGCTTCCTCACAACGAATGTTGTTACCCGGGACAAGCTGCAACTGCTGGGTGTCACTGCAATGCTCGTTGCTGC CAAGTATGAAGAAATTGAGTCTTCTAAGATGAAGGTGAACAGATACACTGATATCACGGATGACACTTACACCAAGCAGCAA GTGGTAAAGATGGAGGCTGACTTACTGAAATCTCTTAGCTTTGAGATTGGGGGTCCCACTGTAACAACATTTCTACG GCAATTCATAGCTTCGTGTCGTGGAGGCAAT AGTAAAAGCAGAGGAAAACTTGAGTCCATGTGCAGTTACCTTGCGGAATTGAGCTTGCTGGATTATGACTGCATAAGCTACCTACCCTCAGTAGTTGCTGCTGCCTGCCTGTTTGTAGCCAGATTGACAATCCACCCAAAGGCTAGTCCGTGGGTAAGGCCTTTATTGCCAACTAcaccctccgttccaaatt AA
- the LOC8054220 gene encoding putative pentatricopeptide repeat-containing protein At1g02420: MPPKPAPRLFQYISNKSRKPPPAATSAAPSASHDGPASDADADAGEVYRIVTSAATPSAMESALAASAVPLSSPLLDAVMRRFRFAHGDPLRALSLLSLAADRGGVAPSPYAIDTALYVLGRARRFPHMWDLLATTRRICPDAVTSRTAMIVLGRVAKVCSVHETVASFRRLARMFHAVDPACLFNALLRTLCQEKSMSDARNVFHALKYDFRVNRHTFNILLSGWKSAEDAEAFVAEMRELGVEPDLVTYNSLIDCHCKNRDVEKAYKLLDEMREKDISPDIITYTSLIGGLGLIGQPDKARDLLKEMHELGCSPDVPAYNAAIRNFVIAKRLGDAFALMDQMASKGLMPNPTTYNLFFRCYYWAFDIGSTWRLYERMRSEGCFPNTQSCMFIIRLCHRYGKVGQALELWSDMVSNRFGSFTLVSDVLFDLLCDEGKLEEVERCFCQMVEFGQKPSNVAFRRIKILMQVAKQEESIARLTEKMAQFGRLAPEDCQRVHSVESRTSNGDTADAGLPRAA; the protein is encoded by the coding sequence CCAGTACATCTCCAACAAGTCGCGcaagccgccgcccgccgccacaTCCGCCGCCCCATCCGCCAGCCACGATGGCCCCGCGtctgacgccgacgccgacgccggcgAGGTGTACCGGATCGTCACGTCCGCGGCCACGCCGTCCGCGATGGAGTCCGCGCTCGCGGCGTCCGCCGTACCGCTCTCGTCCCCGCTCCTCGACGCCGTCATGCGCCGCTTCCGCTTCGCGCACGGGGACCCGCTCCGCGCGCTCTCGCTCCTCTCCCTCGCCGCCGACCGCGGCGGCGTCGCGCCGTCGCCCTACGCCATCGACACCGCGCTCTACGTGCTCGGCCGGGCCCGCCGGTTCCCGCACATGTGGGACCTCCTCGCGACCACCCGCCGCATCTGCCCGGACGCCGTCACCTCGCGCACCGCCATGATCGTCCTCGGCCGCGTCGCCAAGGTCTGCTCCGTCCACGAGACCGTCgcctccttccgccgcctcgcgcGGATGTTCCACGCCGTCGACCCGGCCTGCCTCTTCAACGCGCTGCTCCGCACGCTCTGCCAGGAGAAGAGCATGTCCGACGCGCGCAACGTCTTCCACGCGCTCAAGTACGATTTCCGGGTGAACCGCCACACCTTCAACATCCTCCTCTCTGGCTGGAAGTCGGCCGAGGACGCCGAGGCGTTCGTCGCCGAGATGCGGGAGCTCGGGGTGGAGCCCGACCTGGTGACCTACAATAGCTTGATCGATTGCCACTGCAAGAACCGGGACGTGGAGAAGGCCTACAAGCTGCTCGACGAAATGCGGGAGAAAGACATTTCCCCTGATATTATCACTTACACAAGCTTGATTGGTGGGCTGGGGTTGATTGGCCAACCTGACAAGGCAAGAGATTTGCTCAAGGAGATGCATGAGCTAGGGTGCTCCCCAGATGTCCCTGCATACAACGCAGCGATACGGAACTTTGTTATAGCGAAGAGGCTTGGAGATGCATTCGCACTGATGGATCAAATGGCCTCAAAGGGACTGATGCCGAATCCCACAACGTATAACCTTTTCTTCAGGTGCTATTACTGGGCTTTCGATATTGGCAGCACATGGCGGTTATACGAGCGTATGCGTTCTGAAGGATGTTTCCCAAACACGCAGTCTTGCATGTTCATCATCAGGTTGTGCCACCGGTATGGGAAGGTGGGGCAGGCACTTGAGCTTTGGAGTGATATGGTCAGCAACAGGTTTGGATCATTCACGTTGGTATCGGATGTGCTGTTTGACCTGCTGTGTGACGAGGGGAAGTTGGAGGAAGTTGAGAGGTGCTTCTGTCAAATGGTTGAGTTTGGGCAAAAGCCCAGCAATGTTGCATTTAGAAGGATAAAGATACTTATGCAGGTTGCCAAGCAGGAAGAATCAATTGCCAGGTTAACTGAAAAAATGGCACAATTTGGTCGACTGGCACCTGAAGATTGTCAAAGAGTCCACTCTGTTGAAAGCAGGACTAGTAATGGTGATACAGCTGATGCTGGTCTACCGAGAGCAGCTTAG